In Candidatus Alcyoniella australis, one DNA window encodes the following:
- a CDS encoding nitroreductase family protein, with protein sequence METVILDLLRDCRPASELGRIELGDSELRQIVESARLAPSANNVQPWRFNAFRDPLLIAEAARAVGLEGLADAGALIATQAREGLIRNRWKQQPFAMIDVPIACLHILLAATQRNLGTRLVLDFDKPQVKKLLSLDKQPLLALIFIGRPLALLDEAQVDCDRVLHVESF encoded by the coding sequence ATGGAAACGGTGATCCTCGACCTGCTGCGCGATTGCCGCCCGGCGAGCGAGCTGGGACGGATCGAGCTGGGCGATAGCGAACTGCGGCAGATCGTCGAGAGCGCGCGACTGGCCCCCTCGGCCAACAACGTGCAGCCCTGGCGCTTTAACGCGTTTCGCGATCCATTGCTCATCGCCGAAGCGGCGCGGGCCGTGGGCCTCGAAGGGCTGGCCGACGCCGGCGCGCTGATCGCGACACAGGCACGCGAGGGCCTGATCCGCAACCGCTGGAAGCAGCAGCCGTTCGCCATGATCGACGTACCGATCGCCTGCCTACATATTTTGCTGGCTGCGACCCAGCGCAACCTGGGCACGCGTTTGGTGTTGGATTTTGATAAGCCGCAGGTAAAAAAATTGCTGAGCCTGGATAAACAGCCGCTGCTGGCGCTGATCTTCATCGGCCGCCCCCTGGCGCTGCTCGATGAGGCGCAGGTCGATTGCGACCGCGTACTGCACGTGGAGAGCTTCTGA
- a CDS encoding mannosyltransferase family protein yields MRRILGGFAITRLYLLLVLIIAAAYVPFHRANYDANFRVRADSAPILDSWARWDGQWYQYISVNGYDTSQLGPFQQTATACFFPLYPLLMRGVNLVISEPIISGMLVSNLCLLLFLMVLMRLEQRTTAEDRERAVWYYLIFPTSFFLSAVYSESLFLLLSAGAFLAAQRGRWWLACLLAGISTACRPVGVLLGPPLLLLYLQQIEFSPRRLRLDLLAFILVPLGVALYALHCKQMFGDPLAFVQCQDIVRYSGGEPWTAFVRFFEQAPAWRGFHNAWPDFFCAVLALLALPFIFLRLGAAQGIYASLLVLIPLCSSLISFQRMILVSFPHLLLLGQLGGNRWVDRIAVLLGAGMLAFNFAAFSHWFWVA; encoded by the coding sequence ATGCGCCGGATTCTCGGTGGGTTCGCGATCACCCGGCTCTACCTGCTGCTGGTGCTGATCATCGCCGCGGCCTACGTACCGTTCCACCGCGCCAACTACGACGCCAATTTCCGCGTGCGCGCGGACTCCGCGCCGATCCTTGACTCCTGGGCGCGTTGGGACGGCCAGTGGTACCAGTACATCTCGGTCAACGGCTACGACACATCGCAGCTCGGGCCGTTTCAGCAGACGGCCACGGCCTGCTTCTTTCCGCTTTATCCGCTGCTGATGCGCGGGGTGAACCTGGTAATTTCCGAGCCGATCATCAGCGGGATGCTCGTCTCCAACCTATGCCTGCTGTTGTTCCTGATGGTGCTGATGCGCCTGGAACAGCGCACGACCGCGGAGGACCGCGAGCGCGCGGTCTGGTACTACCTGATCTTTCCCACCAGCTTTTTTCTCAGCGCGGTCTACAGCGAGTCGCTGTTTCTGCTGCTCAGCGCGGGCGCGTTTTTAGCGGCGCAACGCGGACGCTGGTGGCTCGCCTGCCTGCTGGCCGGGATATCCACGGCCTGCCGTCCGGTGGGCGTGCTGCTCGGGCCGCCGCTGCTGCTGCTCTATCTGCAACAGATCGAGTTCAGCCCGCGCCGTCTGCGGCTGGATTTGCTGGCCTTCATTTTGGTGCCGCTGGGCGTGGCGCTCTACGCCCTGCACTGCAAGCAGATGTTCGGCGACCCGCTGGCCTTTGTGCAGTGCCAGGACATCGTGCGCTATTCCGGCGGCGAACCGTGGACCGCTTTCGTGCGCTTCTTTGAGCAGGCCCCGGCCTGGCGCGGATTTCACAATGCCTGGCCCGACTTCTTTTGCGCCGTGCTGGCGCTGCTCGCCCTGCCCTTTATCTTCCTGCGCCTGGGCGCGGCCCAGGGGATCTACGCCAGCCTGCTGGTGCTGATACCGCTGTGCTCGAGCCTGATCAGCTTTCAGCGGATGATCCTGGTCAGCTTTCCGCACCTGCTGCTGCTCGGGCAACTGGGCGGCAACCGCTGGGTCGACCGCATTGCCGTGTTGCTTGGCGCGGGCATGCTGGCGTTTAACTTCGCCGCCTTCAGCCACTGGTTCTGGGTCGCCTAA